One Hyphomicrobium sp. CS1GBMeth3 DNA window includes the following coding sequences:
- a CDS encoding SDR family oxidoreductase — protein sequence MAKTALVVGVSGIIGSATAALLVKQGWVVHGLARRPTVEAGVHPVAVDLQDAAATAEALKDVRPDAVFITTWLRQDSEAENIRVNSSMVRNLLDGLPRPTGPRHVALVTGLKHYLGPFEAFATGYVPQTPFREEQGRVSVDNFYYAQEDEVFAAAERDGFTWSIHRPHTVIGKAVGNAMNMGTTLAVYATVCRETGRPFRFPGSPAQWAGLTDMTDAGLLARHLLWATETDAAHNQAFNVVNGDIFRWQLMWSRIADWFGLEAAPFDGTMLPLEQQMADDAKVWRAIAEREGLAEPDLDRLASAWHTDLDLGRPIEVVTDMSKSRRLGFTAYQPTDDAFIALFEQLRADRLIP from the coding sequence ATGGCTAAAACGGCACTCGTTGTTGGAGTGAGTGGGATTATCGGTAGCGCGACGGCCGCGCTGCTGGTCAAGCAAGGATGGGTCGTGCACGGACTTGCCCGCCGTCCAACTGTTGAGGCTGGTGTACATCCTGTCGCGGTGGATCTTCAAGACGCTGCCGCAACTGCCGAGGCGCTCAAGGATGTGAGGCCCGACGCGGTGTTCATCACGACGTGGCTGCGGCAGGACAGCGAAGCGGAAAACATTCGCGTCAACTCTTCCATGGTCCGCAATCTGCTCGATGGTTTGCCTCGCCCGACGGGCCCACGACACGTGGCGCTGGTTACGGGGCTCAAGCATTACCTCGGACCGTTCGAGGCATTTGCCACAGGTTACGTGCCGCAAACGCCGTTTCGCGAGGAGCAGGGGCGCGTCAGTGTCGATAACTTCTATTATGCGCAGGAAGACGAGGTGTTCGCCGCTGCCGAGCGGGACGGATTCACCTGGAGCATTCATCGCCCTCATACGGTGATCGGCAAGGCGGTGGGCAATGCCATGAACATGGGCACCACGCTTGCGGTCTACGCGACCGTGTGCCGGGAGACAGGGCGTCCCTTCCGTTTTCCGGGGTCGCCCGCGCAGTGGGCGGGGCTCACCGACATGACGGATGCGGGTCTGCTCGCGCGACACCTCTTGTGGGCAACGGAAACAGATGCCGCACACAATCAGGCTTTCAACGTCGTCAACGGCGATATCTTTCGGTGGCAATTGATGTGGAGCCGGATTGCGGACTGGTTCGGCCTCGAGGCCGCGCCGTTTGACGGCACGATGTTGCCGCTCGAGCAGCAGATGGCCGACGATGCGAAAGTCTGGCGCGCCATTGCCGAGCGAGAGGGCCTTGCTGAGCCCGATCTCGATCGTCTCGCCTCGGCTTGGCATACTGACCTCGATCTCGGCCGGCCGATAGAGGTCGTGACCGACATGTCCAAGAGCCGCCGGTTGGGCTTCACCGCTTATCAACCGACGGATGATGCCTTTATCGCTTTGTTCGAACAGCTGCGCGCCGACAGGCTGATCCCCTGA
- a CDS encoding helix-turn-helix domain-containing protein yields MQPGSADEEGREDCAPRRVLALFATKWTSMILHTLHARHDGAARTGVLHRSLPGISKKMLTQTLREMEGSGLITRHAQGTVPPAVEYRLTPLGARFVEPVELLYAWARENSDALDRLGNRPTARRA; encoded by the coding sequence ATGCAACCGGGATCGGCTGATGAGGAAGGGCGTGAGGATTGTGCCCCGAGGCGCGTGCTGGCACTGTTCGCAACGAAGTGGACAAGCATGATCTTGCACACGCTCCACGCACGCCATGATGGTGCGGCCCGGACGGGCGTGCTTCACCGCAGCCTCCCCGGCATATCCAAGAAGATGCTGACGCAGACGCTCCGCGAGATGGAGGGGAGCGGCCTGATCACGCGCCATGCCCAGGGCACGGTTCCGCCGGCCGTTGAATATCGCCTGACGCCTCTGGGCGCTCGCTTCGTAGAACCTGTAGAGCTGCTCTACGCCTGGGCGCGTGAAAACTCCGATGCGCTGGATCGCCTCGGCAATCGTCCGACTGCGCGACGCGCATAG
- a CDS encoding response regulator, with protein MARILLAEDDQATRDLVKRALTADGHAVDLTQDGAEALETLTTSGASFDLLVSDVHMPGADGIELAQHAIARLPDLKLLLMSGFAEELDRARALQSPNLAVILKPFTLEQIRVAVRALLA; from the coding sequence ATGGCCCGGATCCTGTTGGCGGAAGACGATCAGGCGACGCGTGATCTCGTCAAGCGTGCGCTGACTGCGGATGGGCATGCCGTCGATCTCACGCAGGACGGCGCGGAAGCGCTCGAGACGCTGACGACCTCCGGGGCGAGCTTCGATCTTCTGGTGTCGGACGTGCACATGCCGGGGGCCGACGGCATCGAGCTGGCGCAGCACGCGATCGCGCGCCTGCCGGATCTCAAGCTGTTGCTCATGTCGGGCTTTGCCGAGGAGCTCGATCGGGCAAGGGCGCTGCAATCGCCGAACCTTGCCGTCATCCTGAAGCCGTTCACTCTGGAACAGATCCGGGTCGCCGTGCGCGCGCTTCTTGCGTAG
- the hpt gene encoding hypoxanthine phosphoribosyltransferase — MTDSNGSAEPEVEVIHSAEDITARIEALAQEVTARKLERPLVVAILKGSFVFAADLIRALYRAGLKPEVDFLTLSSYRKSRTSSGKVEILRDLDLGVEGRNVILIDDVLDSGRTLVFAKDLIAARGANAILTCVLIDKKVPRAVDVTADFSAFECDDEFVVGYGMDAAHRYRELPFVGRVTKE, encoded by the coding sequence ATGACAGATAGCAATGGTAGCGCAGAACCCGAGGTCGAGGTCATCCATTCGGCGGAGGATATCACTGCGCGTATCGAGGCTTTGGCGCAAGAGGTTACCGCGCGCAAGCTCGAGCGTCCGCTGGTGGTTGCCATTCTCAAAGGCAGCTTCGTGTTCGCAGCCGATCTCATCCGCGCGCTCTATCGCGCGGGTCTTAAGCCCGAAGTCGATTTCCTCACGCTGTCGAGCTACCGCAAGAGCCGCACGTCGTCGGGCAAGGTCGAGATCCTGCGCGACCTCGACCTCGGCGTCGAAGGCCGCAACGTCATCCTGATCGACGACGTGCTCGATTCCGGGCGCACGCTCGTGTTCGCGAAGGACCTCATCGCGGCACGTGGCGCGAACGCGATTCTGACGTGCGTGCTGATCGACAAGAAAGTGCCGCGGGCTGTCGACGTGACTGCCGATTTCAGCGCATTCGAGTGCGATGACGAGTTCGTCGTCGGCTACGGCATGGACGCGGCGCACCGTTACCGCGAGCTGCCGTTCGTTGGCCGCGTAACGAAGGAGTAG